The following are from one region of the Trichoderma breve strain T069 chromosome 5, whole genome shotgun sequence genome:
- a CDS encoding fungal specific transcription factor domain-containing protein has product MAESLQNPLPNISVNQGQPEEYVPRRRNRTGCLTCRRRRKRCDGVRDVCGHCIRLNLICHWQDPRNIGEGSASSSHPVSQRPRVTDHSCVPLTIPIAPAPFQFLQSDAPELARRSLDRKLALRYYVQIFNTMLTTNLENNGFLSVLLPMAIEEKALLDMLIAWSSSHLSLCDDTYRIKALEHRSTALQSFTSSLSKNESPEVSLACCLVFCSMSAVLGDTAEWRNHLVGAAHIIRHAWLSSTQDESLKNPPYEIRWLLRNFAYHDILMSVTLDREPLIPGRYWIPQPMNELDSYVGLASEPLALISKISSLNGDAIRQMESSSPCSTYSIEFELQDWKCPESNSRCLVNLAEAYRSSALIHLYRVMRRRILGSSTELEGKIASQVTSIVYQLEQMPLGCLPECTSLFPLFMAGGETRSKSTMQFIRERLQHIATYRHFQNAASALSVLEELWLQHTSITGTMNSHLLDWLDIIRRRHWELALS; this is encoded by the exons ATGGCCGAGAGTCTGCAGAATCCTTTGCCGAATATTTCGGTCAACCAAGGTCAGCCAGAAGAGTACGTCCCGCGGAGGCGCAATAGAACGGGGTGCTTGACATGCCGTCGAAG GAGGAAGCGATGTGATGGCGTCCGAGATGTTTGTGGCCATTGCATTCGTCTCAACCTCATCTGTCACTGGCAGGATCCCCGTAACATAGGGGAaggctctgcatcttcatcacatcCGGTATCGCAGCGACCACGGGTGACAGATCATTCCTGCGTGCCTTTGACCATCCCAATCGCACCCGCCCCTTTTCAATTTCTGCAGAGCGATGCCCCAGAACTTGCTCGTCGATCACTGGATCGCAAGTTGGCGCTGAGATACTACGTTCAGATCTTTAATACTATGCTGACCACCAATCTGGAGAACAACGGATTCCTGTCTG TGCTGTTACCCATGGCAATTGAGGAGAAAGCGCTTCTTGATATGCTAATTGCATGGTCATCATCTCACCTATCTCTCTGCGACGACACCTATCGTATCAAAGCCCTTGAACATCGATCTACAGCTCTGCAGTCTTTCACGTCATCTTTGTCGAAGAATGAATCCCCTGAAGTCTCCTTGGCttgctgtcttgtcttttgttCTATGTCGGCCGTCTTGGGCGATACTGCAGAGTGGCGTAACCATCTTGTGGGCGCCGCGCACATAATCCGACACGCCTGGCTCTCGTCGACACAAGATGAGAGCCTAAAGAATCCTCCATATGAGATCCGCTGGCTACTAAGGAATTTCGCGTATCACGACATCCTCATGAGCGTAACATTGGATCGCGAGCCTTTGATACCAGGGCGATACTGGATCCCGCAGCCCATGAACGAATTGGATTCTTATGTAGGGCTGGCATCTGAGCCACTAGCCCTGATTTCCAAAATCAGCTCGCTGAATGGTGACGCTATCCGACAAATGGAAAGTTCATCGCCTTGCAGCA CTTATTCGATAGAATTTGAGCTTCAGGATTGGAAATGCCCAGAATCGAACAGTCGGTGCCTGGTCAATCTTGCAGAGGCCTATAGAAGCTCAGCTCTCATACACCTATATCGTGTGATGCGACGCAGGATCTTAGGATCAAGCACAGAGCTTGAAGGCAAGATTGCAAGCCAAGTTACTTCAATCGTATATCAATTAGAGCAGATGCCACTGGGATGCCTCCCGGAATGCACTTCGCTGTTCCCTCTCTTCATGGCTGGGGGCGAGACCCGATCCAAGTCAACAATGCAGTTTATCCGCGAAAGACTGCAGCATATCGCAACTTATCGACACTTCCAAAACGCCGCCTCTGCGTTATCAGTCTTAGAAGAGCTATGGCTGCAGCATACGAGTATCACAGGAACAATGAATAGTCATTTATTAGATTGGCTTGATATCATTAGGCGAAGGCACTGGGAACTCGCGTTGTCTTGA